The nucleotide window aattaagcacaaaaatgataaataataataataataattaagatcAAAGGGTAAATATTAAAAAACTAAATTTGTGTAGCTATGTAAAATTTCCAAGAGCCCATAACAGGAAAGGAAAGGTCCTGAATATCAGCATTGCAACATAGCCCTCCTTGTTTGCTTCCTATACCAATCGAACCTTACCATAATGAAGTCTGTATTTCTGTAATTACATATTTAAAAGATTATAATATGCTCCATGGCATTTTTTTTACATCTTAATTTGTAGAATAATCTTGTGCATATATAAAACAAACATTATTTTCAGCAAAAATTAGTAGCAAATAAATGGCACTACTTTTTTAGGGTAAATAAATAGACACTACTTAGTTCTTTGAAAATTGTATTTCTTATTTTTACAcctaacatataataataatgcaTGCATTTTTAATTAAGCATAAAAAGATGGATTATAACCTGCAAATGACTTTTTACTTGCTCAATTGTCAGCCCCTCAACCTGCATCAAATTTCTGATTTGCTTAGGAGTAGCCACTGCATGCACCAAAAtccaaatgcaaaaaaaaaaaaaaaattaaaataatgaaacCAATGCATCCATGCACAAAACCCTAACCCTGTAAATCAAATATGAAGTATTTAACCATCAATTTGTTAGTATATTTGTGATGTTTTAAGTTCTGACCTTCAATGCCTCCAAGCATATTCAAAGCCTCCACAAATCTTGAATGAAGCTCAGAAGACCAACATCTCCTATTGTTCTTCCAAATGGGTTGTGTCAATGGTTTTGGGTGATGATGATGATCATAATTATTAAGATACATGAAACCTTGGTTATCATTTCTCCATGAATATTGATCAATGGCTGCCACCTCCTTTCCTTTTCCATCACTGCTTGATTCTCCAACACTATTCCATGTACTATTCTTCTTGTATCCCAACATTAATCTTTCCATGTTGTTTCCTTTCTCTTTGCATGACTGCACagaatctcatatatatatatatatatatataagatttattcaacaaatttaactaatatacatatatatatgtatgtatattggAAGCTGAAATCTTTATCTTTTACCTGGAGATTTGCATCACATTCTTCCTGGATTTCCCTTTGTTCTTTCTCATTGTTTATGTTTAGAAGCTTATCCTTTAATGTTTCAGTTTCTATACATTTCAAAAGATAGAAATAATCAGGAAATAAAGAGCAAATGTGTTCAAGGTATTGTTCCAATTGAAGTTTTGTCTCTCTATTATATTGAGAGTCTTGGTGAGTTCACAGAGTGAGTGTTTCTATGAGCTAGCTCTAGAGATAACATGCTCTCCATCAATGACCTATATACCATAGGTAATAGGGTCGATTAGACCATGTGCCCACACTAGAACAATCAGCAAAATAGGGAGATACAGCAATATATCTTTGAATTACTAATTAAACAAGAAAATCTATATATGTGGACTTACCCTCCATTAGAAGTAGGGTGCATAGAGGAAGAAGATGTTTGAAAGGCTGAACCCTAGCTAACTCTTCTTCAAGCTTGCAAATATAATCACTCAACACTGATAACTTATAATACTGATTATCGATTTTGGATAAATCTAAGAGCAAGCTGCTTCTGGATTTAGGGACATATGATGGCTTAAGACTCAAGCTAAGCTCTATAGAGCTTGGATTCATTGTTTTGCACCTTGCTTTTTTGCCGGAAAAAGGAATGagaaatatcatatatatatatatatgtgtgtgtaaaAGATGAGTATTAAATTCTGGGTTTAATCCAAGAAGATAACTTTGATTACAAAAGAAATATTCCAGTTCATTATTCTGTCTGATTTTGACAGCCAAATTCAAAAAATATCTGGTTCTCTAAAGCAGTATAAAGCCGAATGACTTCTTTGTTTCTAAAGATGAAGTAGATAAAGTATAATAAGCCTATCGTGAAGACGTATTTATCGGTTTAGATGCTATCCGATTCGGCTTAATGTGGGGGTGTAAATGAGATACTGATGTTAgtaaattatttgaatttaatttgaatttgTTTTAACTCCATTCGGTAATTATCAAGCTGAGTATGAGTAATTTGAACTATCGGTCAAGTTGAGTTCGAGCTTAGTAATATTTAACTTGAATGGCTTGTAAGTTTTATTGaacttttcatattttttacattaattatgttattgccattataaatattattaaccCTAAGCTTTTCAATTTGATAACTTTTTTCAATTTTGGTCCATAATCATGTATCACTTTGATATTGTGTCGCATCATTACCTAAAAAATTATGAGATGACATGGCACAATACCAGAATGCCACATAATTTAATGGATCAAATTTGAGAAAACTTATTaagtttaaatattaaatattaccTTATCTCAAGCTAAATGTGAATCCATAAATTTTTTATTAGGGTCGTGGATTTAGTTATACATTTTTATAGATCAAAATATAAGTttatatgtattaatttataatttatatattttaaaggattaaacagattttttttcatttttcgaggaaataaaatatacttttattatgtattaatttataatttcgctatatcaaaatttttatttttatttttgagtaaCAAAGTCCCTGCTTACTCCTTATAATAGTCTCTGCTAAATGTGGCTTCAacttaactaatttttttttgaaaactcgaAATAATGTATAATATTAGAAAATTCTAAAAGATTCCTAATgttttttagaaaaagaaaactaTATTCTTCCTATTCGTTTTAGATTCATTTTGGTTACTTTTagaaatatatttttgttttcaaaCTTTAGgagagattttataattttattttaaactttgagaacttttattatattatttttctcagccactcataaaatataagaaaggaAGAGTACAAAATTGCAGTACACAAATGTATTATTATAttcttttataacttttaaagtttTTGGAAGGTTTTAATATTAGAGTTAATTACCAccacattcattttaaattagtctttaaattttaaaatattttaattacatcCTTAAATCATCAAGGTTATATCAATAAAGTCTTTCTATTACTAAAATTATTATTCTAACTGTTAAATGAGATACCAAATCTCACTAcaagaaaatagggctttagcgacgtttttagtggcgtttgaacaaaaaacgccgcaaatattaTACATTAGCGGCGTTTGCAATAAAATGTCGCAAAAAAACTAAGCAATGGCGGCGTTTTGACGGCGTTTGCAATAAAATGCCACAAAAAactgagcaatagcggcgttttgaCCAAACAGAACAATAGCGGCGCTTTCGGAAAAACGCCACTATAGGTCGAGGTTTTAGTGgcacttttggaaaaacgccactatagatcgatgttttagcggcgcttttggaaaaacgcaGTTATAGATTgaggttttagcggcgcttttggaaaaacgccgctataaatcaaggttttagcggcgcttttgaaaaaacgccgcaaaaaagtaATTTAGTTTATGGGTTATGGTTTGGTGTTTAGGGTCTAGAGTTTAGGATTTGAGGTTTGGGGTTTGGAATTTAGAGGTAAATATGGTAAACTACTTAACTTGTGtatcttgaatttttttataatataaatctaaataagataaatataaattattattttaaaaatatatatatcaaaatgggttaaatcccaaaagtatacatgaacaatggtttagtgtgcaataGGTTAAATCCTAAAAGCATAAATTatgaacacaattattgatataacatcattttatatttatatattgcatacataaatatttatatttattcaatataaaaatatattgatgtatttatttttaaaatgtgtatgattaaatcaaaattaaagtttcaattatacatttaaaccacaattagaatttcacatctacaattacacattaaattgaaatttatatataatttcgaTATGTATCTCTATCAAACTTtaggtgtatacatataattaaatatctaattatggtttaagggttggggttaagggtttatggtttatgttttatggtttatggtttagagTTTAGGGGATAGGGGTTATgatataatgtttattattttggggtttagaaTTTATGATTTAACATTTAAGGTTTAATGTCCATGGTTTAAGGGTTTCGGGTTTATGATATAATGTTTATTGTTTTTGGTTTAGAGTTTATGGTTTAGAGTTTGTGGCTTTTTGTTTTACAGTTAGGATCGTAGTACTGTTCATGGATTTAGGGGTTAGGCTATTAAGATTTAAGAGTTAGGGTTTTTGATAAGATaacaaaaaatcaaattatttttgggtttaggtAAGTAATAAGAttcttttttaattacttttatcccttgtaatatatatatttagggtTTAGGATATAGGTTTATAGTTTGgggtttaggtttagggtttacTGTTGGAAAATTGAAGCAACATTTGGATTTTACtgggaaaaattttaaaagtaaaaatatagaaaaacacatgtcaaaaatgaaaaaaataaaatactattaattaaaataattctaaaGTTATTTTTGGGTATATAACTGATTTTTGGCCTAGATAACTAGTCCGTGTGGTTCTACACAACCTGACATAGGCCCGTGTCACTTGCCTGTGTGGTCCTAATgcacaaacagtgagttacacaacTTGGACACACGCCCTGTCCTTGGCCCATGTGAGCCCTGCACAAAACATTCCCACACAttgtctagacacacgcccgtatcctcAACCCATGTGTCTCTAATTCATgaacaatgagttacacggcctgacacactgTCATGTGGTTCACACAGCCGTGCCGTGTGGCGCCTACAGCCATATTTTTTGGCATCCAAAATTCACAGAAAATCAAGTTTTCGGTATGCACTTGAAGTAATTTCGAAGTAAGAATGACGTAGAAGACTCCTGAGACCTAAAACAACCATTAAATAACCAATTAAATGATAATTCATAACAAACGTTGAGATTAGTATACAACCAAGTTCGTCGAAATGTTTCGACATAAAACCCTAATTCAAACAACAATCACCTTGCACAAACCACATTTCACGAATCTAAAGCGTTAGGGGGACGTTATCCTCGAGTCCCTCTCCTAAAGAACAACAATCAAACTTATAAAAAAAAGGGTTCGAACAGTTTAAGTAATAAGTAATTTTTTGTAACAGTGCCAACAATTAACAACGATTTCAGAAATTGGACAATCGTACTTACGAAATTAACGAAAACGAACTTACCAGATAACAGTAGCAAATAAGAAGTGTGAATCTAAGccgaaaataaaaaggaaaaagaaaataagagatGAGGGATAAGAATGAAAAAGAGGaaagggaaaaaagaaagaaaatgaaagaggAAGGAAAAAAGAACGTTTAATTCATGTTTTAAAACTACCGATCAGAATTCTGACAATTAGCAAAAATATTTCCAAACCGCGTGCATGACTCATTCTTAACATAGATTTACATAGAATTGAGCTTAAGCCAACAAAATCAAGGATAGAGGTTAGTTTAGAATAAAATAGCAAAACTTTCTAAAGACGCAACTCGAACTCCTAACCTTTAACACATACAAAGCACATAACCATAGATATAGAGACTTAATTACTACATAATTCCacaattaaaaattcaaattttggggCATTATAGTTTTAATAAATGTCGATAATGACGGTAGAACGATcacaaagaaataataaaagaaaaataagaacacacagattttacgtgaaaacccttttgaaaaaaaaaccaCGGACAGAGGAggagaaattcactaatgttgaaataCGAATGATATAATAGGAGtttcgactacatctatttaaaCGTTAAAAAACTTAGTTTTAATCAAAGTCAAATAGTAGAAGTATAGTTCTATACGGACTCAACTTGTGCGGTATGGTCCGTACCACAGGGGTGGAGCCCCCGCACCCCCAGTCGTAACCCTCGGCCTCTCGCCCCCACAGATTCCCTTATTTTTTcactgtatttatttctttaacaagTAACGGGATTCGAGTCACACAAACTTTAGCAGTAATGTTttacttttctttaaaattttcattttaaattatgttacatCAAGATTTGATATGtcatttaatggttaaattaatgattttaataattGAATGATATAATTGATATAACATTTATAGTTTTGGATGTGATTAGAAGATTTTAAAGTTCGAGTCAATTTAAAATGTAGGTCATAATTTAGGGATGCCTAATGCAATTaacttttaataatatataattgtgttgattttaaaaaaattaaaaatttaaccaaaTGTAGTTAGACATGTGTCatgtattattaaaaatatttaaatataattttcacTTATCTTTATTTGCGAATAATACAATGATTAAATTACTAAGACTAAATTAGTTATAGTAGAAAGACATCTTTGAGTAGTTATACCAAAAGATAACCACTATGGAGATTtcaaaattactttttttttaatgttctCAATTAATTTTGAGTAAATTACACAAAGGTGACTGAAAATAAAATTGCTATAGAGTTCCTTATATTTagaattgaattgtattttatcccttttatttaaaaaataaaagtaaattagTCTATTTATGTTAGATAAAGAGCAAATTGATCttttcataaaaaatttcatctatttctactattaacTGATGACATGATTGACGGAGCAAGTATATAGAGACATATGACGTGCTATATGTACTTCATGCTAATGTTTCAATTTGTTTCAtcagtaaatatttttaaaaaaatcctaaaataaaaattctttttataattatttgaaaatctGCATCTAAGAATTTGGACAACTTATTGTCTAAGTTCATCCTAGACATGgattttcaaataataataaaaatatttataaaattagttaaaatttattaagaattatgagaaattataatttttaaaaatagttaaaattaaaataaatattaaaatttaaaattaattatacaatttatttaaatatttaataattattatgatgaattattataaatataGTTTTTTAAATGACAAATAATTAGGAAAACAATGTAAAAATTAATGGAAGCAAAAGATTTTGTTTTAAGCAGTTATTTACCTAGCAACTTGTCCACCAGTAGGTGGACCAATTTGAAAAAGTATGTTGCaattttggacaaaaaataataaacatttaaGAGAATATAGTCAAAGTAAATGGcatgaaatataaatattactCACCGGAAAACAAAAAGTTATAGATTCtattattttagatttgtggGTTGGCCATCGTTATTTTAATTTTggtcatttattttaaattaagattaattttaaataatttatattaatttttataatttcaataattttaataaattttaaattattttctagatatttaatattcttttataattatttgaaaaattaTGTGTTAGTCCAAATTCATTTGCCAcgtgatttttaaataattatttatttaattttttctttttaggaTTTCACAAATTTAATGCAAAAAGGTGATGAGAAAATAACATGGCTGACACATACTTTGTAAGGCTACAAAGATGCTTGAAATTGTATATTAAAAGTAGTGATACTTATGGCACGAAATTATCGAATGAAATATAAAATGTttgggttttcttttcttttggcccACCTCTTACTTCATCCCTCTATTCCCTTCACTCTTCCAATTTTGCCATTACTATTTTGTTCTCTCCCCCTTTAAAAATTCCCattagaaatttaaaatattgatttttttggtaaaaatattaTGGAGGTCTCTATATTAGGAGTCGCATTACGTTTGTTTCTTTTTACTAAAAAATAGATAATTTAATCTTTGTATGttagatcaaaaagtaaattagtcattctgttaaaaatttcatctatttctactgttaaaaactggTACATGTATGTCAGCATAAGATATATGTGACATATCACGTGTCATTATCTGATTATTCATTCTATTAATCACGCCAATTTTTAACAGtgcaaatggatgaaatttttattaaaaataataattttattaataataaaaacaaaatgcaATATAATTTTAACATAAAACCTCTATAATACTTTGACCTAAAACTACAATTTGACTTTTTAAAATTGTGGATGAGAATAAAAAATTGTCAaccaatataaataatatatttggaaaagaaaagaaaaaaagtaaaaatgaCCATTCACAAATTCCAACCCTTTTTACACATCCTAAAAGAATAAGGGGAAacacaaaaacaaaagaaaaaaaagctaTGATTCCAAAAGAAACATAAAAGCTAGGTTTGGGTTATGGGTTGTGGTCACAATCTCGAAAGTACATAATCACCAGCAAAAAGTTCCATTCGATGAATATCTTTGAAGAGGGGACACCATTGATTCGCATCCACTTTTTATGCCTTTTTACCTTGGATTTGGTTGATATAGTGAAGAAATCAAAAGTTTATTTTATCACTTTTAACTTTTGAAATATTTTCgtcaaattttatttaagtcCTTATATTACGtgttttttatcaatttagtctctttgttataatttgattgtttttttttttactttttaaaatgtgtattttCAATAAGTTAATTCGATCAAATAATTTGACATCATTAGTGTAACAAAGGGGGCAAGTAAGGACCTTGACGCTTTGGTTAAATGCGATATTACTAGTCCTTTTTatttgtaatgtatttaatttaagCCAATTTTTAACATAAATATCAAAAAATTAAAGAGGTATGAGTTCAAATCTTACattgtatgtatatttttttattttattgtataaagatataaaataataaaataccttcaaaataatatattttatttttataaattgaagatattttatttttctaattgaATTAGTTCTTAGTTTCATGTGAGAGTATTTTTATCTTTtctcaattaaattaatttcagTTAACCCAACTCTGACCCCAAAAacaaattattttcttaattataATATCAAACATCCAAATCAAGTTTAATCACTTATTTATAAAAGAATGATTGAAAGAGAAATAAAATGATACACACaaatgaaaaaggaaaggaagaatttatgcttaaaatttaaaaaggaaaAGATTCAAAGGGTGGTTTCCTTTAGCAAAAGGACATTTTGGTGCCACGTGTCTACTTTTAATCGGTTAATCAATTTACATCCACtgaaaagatgaaaaagaaaaggattcccaactttattattattactgtGGATAAGTAATATAGTGATATActctaaataaaaaattaattgtattaatattatcaagtatttttatagtttatatttacgttacattttaaaatatattttaatcttaTTTAAAATCTTCTActgataatatattaaataatttttttaattttatcaccATTAGATTTTCAATTAAGCACATTAATAATGGAATAAAGTGAGGTAAAGTGGATGTGCATCAATtcctaaaaaattaaattatatttttataagatttaaaatgtaattttatcattatactaatttatagttttataatttttaaaattattaaattaaaattttatcattttgaggagaggctaaattataaatttactgtaacaccccaaacccggcccagacgttacgaccgaatctggcgtgtcacattgaagcgttcctAGAAAAAGACATGTTTTATCCAAAATCTTTATTAGTGTTTAAAGAGTAtttttcgttatagattaaagtgaatggaagctatgcaccaggtagggtgccgaaaaaaaggaggtgagtctattagactgcttaagtacaaagctctccacggatccactcctagacatgcacacaaccattaccacactttaactgagtgattgttcagggaaaaccatttcgtttaaaaccatttggaaaggttattaattttgaaaacgttttcgttgcggaagctttgtttTGTTATCGCGATATTTCGAAATCatgtaacctttttaaaacgcgccctagagctattcaatttcaaacaattgaaacaatatcatatctaagctaacaaaacatactaagaacaattaaaaataattaaagcggccttattacaaattaaaaacccgaaaacataaaggaaataatctaaaataaaactgaaggtataaacacttattttaaacagtccatgtggccactctgaatccctccagctccaagtccactgatctgaggctcacctgcaaagatggaaaaaatggggtgagtttggaaaactcagtgtgtaaagtatctcaaccagagcccaaatcagttcaagctttactgggcctaagccttattcagaaatcagagttaactgggccttatcccatatcaatattaatctgggccatagccccttacaaaatcagagtatactgggcctagcccatatcagtatcaatctgggccgtagccctattacaactCGAGATATATtaggccttgcccatattaacatagttgggcccattctaatacagttggcccataacaaaacagtctcatatgattaataaaTGATAAcctcatccaaccctacacttgccttcgtccatccctacacttcctatggagaataaatcacccacgccatccctacacttacagtgttagcaccggttacgacactaactataatccgcaaagaaagtcgcttatatcgtaatatgtggcacgaccaccgaatcagttcttcctccataacaaaacccaaccccatgcagtatgacacgcatgcagaatatatataattaacaaggcatgcttcagaaaggCAGTCAGGTTATAGCGTAAGAccagttatttaccctcgaggggcgtaatcgtaaacttacccctttaggggtattacggtaattttaccttacagaggtatttcagtaattttattagTCTTTTTAGGGTTCCATGCTTATTACATTTATTAACGTATTAacaaaaacacttaccgagcatttttaacgaattgggcccgttggcctatttaacccaatttcggcccatcgaagcccaaattcaccgaggtgcacgaaattgcgtactttgcaatcttaccgttgaagttaccaaaattatcaatataaacaatcccacgagcgctcgcacgctcgtaaGTTCTCGAAATGTCGACTTTTCGGTAttttagcttttcggcttttgccgatctagtctactagtgggtatcgtttacacacctgatttgcgacaactgctatcaaaatctcccacgatatcctacaatcggtcactagacatatcagatccaaaaaACAATGGCAgccatcataaacttacttaccataatcggccatcaatacatatggcccttgagatcctacatttgccaaaactagtgactagatctcgatctagtcgttccacttgcCCAAGCCTTCGATCGGCaacctctagatcacactaacaccaaaacaaatcaattgttacaacccttagagccttaagctccaatcgatagcctccctatgcctttagggattttggcttttctaaaacccgaaataaagaatagatctgagtacttaccacaggttctttcaaccaaaatgattccactttagtttctactcagatctgatgcagattcagcccttaaacactagcagaaatcgaatcttagagatctaaagattcggctatatgtccctaaaagctatggtgttttcggcttttggaactgtgaagaggaagatgatctggtatggtggttttgcagtggtattgccgaaaggggttgaggtttagaggatgtgaaatttggccaaaagagatgaagaaaataggaggattttggctagaagaactcggcacaagaaacaactttcgggatttcgacttttcgacttttatggcaatcggctatagaggtttagaaaggAATaagaatgaaagaggagatgagtggaatggtaggaatgtttcggctagagaagaaaagaagtagaaaagaaaatagaagaagagaggagaagagaaggaagaattcggcactcaggagatctaactttgcgttttCAGCTTTTTGCgacactgagaagagaatagaatgaaagggaaggctctaggtggaatgaaagggaaggctctaggtggctaaccctaataaaaagaaaataaagcttgccctaatggccattcagacccacgacccaaccttcctaaagccctagccgaatttccacttaagctctatcacatgcccagcacatgcacataaaaataaaagtaacaacacgcttaccttgtgacttgaactctggctccccctaaacatccacacgtcactccccaaacacctaggtggcgccacatgccactttaccacagatctttttgtgtcctattttaccacctcaattttaaaagcccatatcgccagaaccctctctctccaaaattaaaaagtcaagaattgcctcgaattaaatttactcttgggacttttaaaggcccactaacatactcagacccaaattattaataaggcctactacccagattcccttaagaggcaaaattaagaattttgctaaagctatgggccgagccctggacctttttcccacaccataaacccttcgtaatttatttaattactacactaaacatacgaaataataaaaataataataataataatgataacatccaaattattcgggccgtctTCTACCCGAACCTAGACTCAAGGCCcgatacttttaggcccaaaaatcggggcgttacatttaccATGtactaattaataatttttatagattttagaagGGTCTAAAGAGCATTTTCCTATTTTACGAGGAGTAGGACCCTTGCTTGCCCCTTATTGCTACCTTGATTAGTATTTTGTTTTACATCAATTTTGAGATCATATGTTCTAGTTCTACCCTATGTTCAAGTtgaattaattattcaatttagtattcataatgattaattttattcaaacagtTGTTACTTCAAATATATATTCTTCAAAACGTTTCAAAAACCAATGTATatctactttttttttctttcaatacATCAATTTTTAAAAAGCTAATATATTGTTGCTTCAATAGAAAAGGAGTCGAAAACATAGTTCAAAACTACTTCATGGAGTTGTTTTGCACAAACCAATCAACTTCAACCTTGATCCCAGCTAACCCTGATTCACATTGGTCAAGCTTATCAACCGAAGAATAGATTTACCTCTTCACGCCAATTTTGAAGACCAAAATCTCTAAAGACGTGTGgtcctattgtaacacccctatgccCAACTTGATCGTCAGGTTAAGATATTGAAATTCTATATTTGTTGTCAAAGCAATGACAATTAATTTCAATTCATTTCATTAACTCATTCAATTTATTAGGGTCATTAAACATTTCCAATATAATTCAAATACATGTCTAAATTTTATACAAGCTTCAAATAGCTCTTTTAATAGTCTAAGGTTCatcagggactaaattataaaatttttaaaatttaaggctAATGTCACAACGTCAGGGGTTCCACATTGCGACACACATACTGACTTATGTCA belongs to Gossypium arboreum isolate Shixiya-1 chromosome 7, ASM2569848v2, whole genome shotgun sequence and includes:
- the LOC108479503 gene encoding transcription factor HHO5-like isoform X1, whose product is MNPSSIELSLSLKPSYVPKSRSSLLLDLSKIDNQYYKLSVLSDYICKLEEELARVQPFKHLLPLCTLLLMEETETLKDKLLNINNEKEQREIQEECDANLQSCKEKGNNMERLMLGYKKNSTWNSVGESSSDGKGKEVAAIDQYSWRNDNQGFMYLNNYDHHHHPKPLTQPIWKNNRRCWSSELHSRFVEALNMLGGIEVATPKQIRNLMQVEGLTIEQVKSHLQKYRLHYGKVRLV
- the LOC108479503 gene encoding uncharacterized protein LOC108479503 isoform X2, yielding MNPSSIELSLSLKPSYVPKSRSSLLLDLSKIDNQYYKLSVLSDYICKLEEELARVQPFKHLLPLCTLLLMEETETLKDKLLNINNEKEQREIQEECDANLQSCKEKGNNMERLMLGYKKNSTWNSVGESSSDGKGKEVAAIDQYSWRNDNQGFMYLNNYDHHHHPKPLTQPIWKNNRRCWSSELHSRFVEALNMLGGIEG